One Drosophila subobscura isolate 14011-0131.10 chromosome U, UCBerk_Dsub_1.0, whole genome shotgun sequence DNA window includes the following coding sequences:
- the LOC117901510 gene encoding cGMP-dependent protein kinase 1, protein MACFPRLFHHRSKNKFTPAQDENTDTILNTHDSPVQIGLYIRREEKPLYTPIVTPSASEAKLQRLRLPTANSSSSSSSPSSFPPQTLAENYNANNTNSMQRQPKKFRSNKSKLQAGKGKEKQNGQTQAEAEGEGDGDGDSVNGNPINVTRSNSKLKPVKERRPTALPTEAPNIEFVDAEEEEEEEENADGGACGDDAMDGKSKLKVNENGIIDEVPTPLSEGKVKFFIGHTQELSTEPKDDTLSWQSSDTNNNNSNNSNLPQEGGTGELLATTINGKSSSTVSLHGLTKSSTDNHRRRRVSTMSDIHIPPAPPMPTELLVPGTPLHLRKKRSVECQQNQQTDEKLAPLEATNNQEQMPTPKGSCDGEESVTTKAHRVEGGLIYIRPTHPIQGDIEIQSITKDKATHNLIHMAIERNDFLNNLMDKERKEMVISAMAPASYKKDSYIIHEHEEGSEIYVSAEGHYEVIRAGQLVANFGPATVFGELAILYNAPRQATIKAATDARVWKIERETFRTIMQISGSREREENLQFLRSVPFLQELDKSLLNKVVDLLQRKFYKTGSCIVREGEIGNEFYIIRGGTVTIKKEDASSQEQVVAMRKRGDYFGEQALLNADVRQASVYADAPGTEVLKLDREAFISYLGTIKQLREKPNQRIETHGRFSNKSVEFDNEHAQIAISELKKVATLGAGAFGRVDLVAHGQQTFALKIIKKIEVVKQDQIEHVYNEKNVMIKCRNSPFIVQLYRTYRNDKYVYFLMEACMGGDVWTVMSKRQYFDEKTAKFIAGCVVEAFDFLHSHNFIYRDLKPENLMLGTDGYCKLVDFGFSKYVRPNEKTNTFAGTPEYVAPEIILDRGHDRAVDYWALGILIYELLVGKTPFRGVNQIKIYQQILSGIDVIHMPTRIPKPAQHLVRHLCKQLPAERLGYQRKGISDIKRHSWFESLDWQRLKNKQLPSPIKRPLKSWTDLQYFGPSGVENDYEPPEELSGWDIDF, encoded by the exons ATGGCCTGCTTTCCGCGTTTGTTCCATCATcgaagtaaaaataaatttactcCCGCGCAAGATGAGAACACCGACACGATACTCAACACACATGATAGTCCCGTG CAAATTGGCTTGTACATTCGGCGCGAGGAGAAACCGCTTTACACGCCCATCGTTACACCCAGCGCTAGTGAG GCCAAACTGCAACGGCTAAGACTGCCGACCGcaaactcctcctcctcatcttcGTCACCCAGCAGTTTCCCACCACAGACGCTGGCCGAAAATTACAATGCAAACAATACAAACAgcatgcagcggcagcccaaGAAGTTTCGCTCCAACAAGAGCAagctgcaggcaggcaaagGGAAGGAGAAGCAAAATGGCCAGAcgcaggcggaggcggagggagagggagacggagacggagactcTGTCAACGGCAATCCAATTAATGTCACACGctcaaattcaaaattaaaaccaGTCAAAGAGCGGCGACCGACAGCCCTGCCCACAGAGGCGCCCAATATCGAATTTGTTGatgcggaggaggaggaggaggaggaggagaatgcAGATGGCGGTGCCTGTGGTGATGATGCCATGGATGGCAAGTCAAAACTCAAAGTGAATGAGAATGGCATAATTGATGAGGTCCCAACACCTTTATCAGAGGGAAAAGTCAAGTTTTTCATTGGTCACACACAGGAACTAAGCACAGAACCAAAAGACGATACTTTGTCCTGGCAAAGCAGCgataccaacaacaacaacagcaacaacagcaacctgCCCCAAGAAGGCGGAACGGGAGAGCTGCTAGCGACTACAATCAATGGCAAAAGTAGCAGCACTGTGTCCCTCCATGGTCTGACAAAGAGCAGCACAGACAATCATCGTCGCCGACGAGTATCCACCATGTCCGATATTCACATACCGCCAGCACCGCCGATGCCAACGGAGCTGTTGGTGCCCGGCACACCTCTGCACTTGCGGAAGAAGCGCAGCGTCGAGTGCCAGCAGAATCAACAAACTGATGAGAAACTGGCGCCTTTGGAGGCTACAAACAATCAA GAACAAATGCCAACACCTAAGGGAAGCTGCGATGGCGAGGAATCAGTGACTACAAAGGCTCATCGCGTGGAGGGTGGCCTGATCTATATACGACCGACTCATCCCATTCAAGGCGAcattgaaattcaatcaattaCAAAAGACAAAGC CACACATAATCTCATCCACATGGCCATTGAGCGCAATGACTTCCTGAATAACCTCATGGACAAAGAGCGCAAGGAGATGGTTATCAGTGCAATGGCGCCGGCCAGCTACAAAAAGGATAGTTACATCATACACGAGCACGAGGAAGGCTCCGAAATATACGTCTCTGCAGAGGGTCACTACGAGGTTATACGCGCGGGACAGCTTGTGGCTAACTTTGGACCGGCAACTGTCTTTGGGGAGCTGGCAATACTCTACAATGCTCCCAGGCAGGCAACCATTAAGG CTGCCACCGATGCCCGAGTGTGGAAAATAGAACGTGAGACCTTTCGAACCATCATGCAAATCTCAGGCTCCAGGGAGCGTGAGGAGAACCTGCAATTCCTTCGATCGGTTCCATTTCTGCAAGAGCTCGACAAGAGCTTGCTCAACAAAGTTGTTGATCTCCTGCAAAGG AAATTCTATAAGACTGGCAGCTGCATTGTACGTGAAGGCGAGATAGGAAACGAGTTCTACATCATTCGAGGCGGAACAGTAACCATAAAGAAGGAGGACGCGTCCAGCCAGGAACAAGTTGTGGCAATGCGGAAGCGGGGCGATTACTTTGGCGAACAGGCGCTCCTAAATGCGGATGTGCGGCAGGCCAGTGTCTATGCAGATGCACCAGGCACAGAGGTGCTCAAGTTGGACAGAGA AGCTTTTATAAGCTATTTGGGCACCATTAAGCAGCTGCGCGAGAAGCCGAATCAACGCATTGAAACCCATGGTCGATTCAGCAACAAAAGTGTGGAATTCGATAACGAACATGCCCAAATTGCCATCTCTGAACTGAAGAAAGTTGCCACACTGGGAGCCGGTGCATTTGGACGTGTGGATCTGGTGGCCCATGGCCAGCAAACCTTTGCCCTGAAGATTATCAAGAAGATTGAGGTGGTCAAGCAGGACCAAATCGAGCACGTCTACAATGAGAAGAATGTGATGATCAAGTGCAGGAACTCTCCCTTCATAGTGCA aCTCTATCGCACATACCGGAATGACAAATATGTTTACTTTCTGATGGAAGCCTGCATGGGCGGTGATGTGTGGACAGTGATGTCGAAGCGGCAGTATTTCGATGAAAAGACCGCCAAGTTTATAGCCGGCTGTGTGGTCGAGGCGTTTGATTTCTTGCACTCGcataatttcatttacagGGACTTGAAGCCGGAGAACCTCATGCTGGGCACAGATGGTTACTGCAAATTG GTTGACTTTGGTTTTTCCAAATATGTTCGTCCCAATGAGAAGACAAACACCTTTGCCGGCACGCCTGAGTACGTGGCACCCGAGATTATTTTGGATCGTGGACACGATCGTGCCGTCGACTACTGGGCATTGGGCATTCTAATATACGAGCTGCTAGTGGGCAAAACGCCCTTTAGAGGCGTGAATCAAATCAAGATTTATCAGCAAATCCTCAGCGGCATCGATGTCATCCACATGCCCACTCGAATCCCAAAACCCGCACAGCATTTGGTTCGTCATTTGTGCAAACAATTGCCGGCCGAGCGTTTGGGCTATCAGCGCAAGGGAATTTCCGATATCAAGCGACACAGTTGGTTCGAAAGTCTGGATTGGCAGCGGctgaaaaacaaacagctgcCATCCCCAATAAAGCGACCCTTGAAAAGTTGGACAGACTTGCAATATTTTGGGCCGTCTGGCGTGGAAAACGATTATGAACCACCCGAAGAATTAAGCGGTTGGGACATCGACTTTTAG